In Deltaproteobacteria bacterium, one DNA window encodes the following:
- a CDS encoding aminopeptidase P family protein: MLRHWRTRPTRANPARHLANHKARRAALSALFPRELLVIPTGERKVRANDQFYPFRAGSDFFYLTGCHEPECVLVLCPNAKGGKGHKSVLFGEPNPGKTDSSFFTDRVNGELWEGPRPGLPELQVLTGVDECLPLTDLESYLTTAKSKATKGHRLLRDYSPRCQRVLSGAHLETNKERDLELANALSELRLIKDDQEVAELRAVIKSTKRGFEDVIRVLKVAKSERELETIFWARARQEGNDVGYGTIAAAGEHACTLHWKKNDGKLRPKDLLLLDAGVEGHSLYTADITRTLPIGGKFSKEQLEIYSLVLKAQKAAVGAVRPGNDFMEPNRVAMEVLALGLEELGLLPMGAATALLPENQYYKRYTLHNVSHMLGLDVHDCAQARQESYKYGKLQPGMVLTVEPGLYFQPDDLTVPAKYRGIGVRIEDDVLVTAKGCRNLSADIPSEPREVESWMRSV, encoded by the coding sequence ATGCTGCGCCATTGGCGTACTCGCCCCACCCGCGCTAACCCGGCCCGCCACCTTGCCAATCACAAAGCGAGACGGGCGGCACTCAGCGCTCTCTTTCCTCGGGAGCTCTTAGTCATCCCGACCGGTGAGCGCAAAGTGAGGGCTAATGATCAGTTTTATCCGTTCCGGGCCGGTTCCGATTTCTTTTATCTTACGGGATGTCATGAGCCGGAGTGTGTTCTTGTGCTTTGCCCAAATGCCAAGGGCGGCAAGGGCCATAAATCAGTGCTCTTTGGCGAGCCGAACCCAGGCAAGACAGACTCGAGCTTCTTCACCGACCGCGTGAACGGCGAGCTTTGGGAGGGCCCACGACCGGGACTGCCCGAGTTGCAGGTACTGACAGGTGTCGACGAGTGCCTACCGCTCACTGATTTGGAGAGCTACTTAACAACGGCCAAGTCCAAGGCAACCAAAGGACACCGGCTGCTGAGAGACTATTCACCTCGCTGCCAAAGGGTCTTGAGCGGAGCCCATCTAGAGACCAATAAGGAGCGCGACCTAGAGCTAGCCAATGCGCTGAGCGAGCTTCGCCTCATTAAAGATGATCAGGAGGTTGCTGAGCTGCGAGCGGTAATCAAATCAACCAAACGCGGCTTCGAAGATGTGATCCGGGTGCTTAAAGTTGCTAAAAGCGAACGTGAGCTCGAGACCATCTTCTGGGCACGGGCTAGACAAGAAGGTAACGACGTGGGCTACGGCACGATCGCTGCCGCTGGCGAGCATGCATGCACTCTGCACTGGAAGAAGAACGACGGCAAGTTGCGCCCGAAGGATCTCCTGCTACTTGATGCAGGTGTCGAAGGTCATAGCTTGTACACAGCCGATATCACCAGGACTTTGCCAATAGGTGGTAAGTTCAGCAAAGAGCAGCTAGAAATTTACAGCTTAGTCCTCAAAGCTCAAAAGGCCGCCGTGGGGGCCGTTCGACCAGGCAACGACTTCATGGAACCCAATCGAGTCGCCATGGAAGTTCTGGCCTTAGGCCTAGAGGAACTCGGCCTCTTACCGATGGGCGCAGCAACAGCTTTGCTACCCGAGAATCAGTATTACAAGCGCTACACATTGCACAACGTCAGCCATATGCTCGGCCTCGACGTGCACGACTGTGCGCAGGCGCGCCAAGAATCCTATAAGTACGGCAAGTTACAACCAGGGATGGTGCTAACGGTCGAGCCTGGTCTCTATTTTCAACCCGATGATCTCACCGTCCCAGCCAAATACCGCGGTATTGGCGTGAGAATTGAAGATGACGTTTTGGTCACAGCCAAAGGCTGCCGTAACTTATCAGCCGATATCCCTAGCGAGCCACGCGAGGTTGAGAGCTGGATGCGCTCAGTCTAA